One genomic segment of Rhizobium gallicum bv. gallicum R602sp includes these proteins:
- a CDS encoding trifunctional serine/threonine-protein kinase/ATP-binding protein/sensor histidine kinase, whose translation MEVFWEDGDRVFHRERRRGADGKWNPVLVVLPALEHPTLSSLERLDHEFGLKDELDSPWAVRPLELVREGGRTMLVLEDPGGEPLARRLGTAMETELFLRLAIGIAAALGKAHQRGLVHKDIKPANILVTGSDAEVRLTGFGIASRLSRERQAPEPPEVVAGTLAYMAPEQTGRMNRSIDSRSDLYALGVTLYEMLTGSLPFAASDPMEWVHCHIARQPMPPNERTADVSPAVSAIVMKLLAKTAEERYQTAGGVEHDLSRCLSQWEMQCRIDTFPLGERDIPDRVLIPEKLYGREREVETLLTAFDRVVLSGAPELVLVSGYSGIGKSAVVNELHKVLVPPRGLFASGKFDQYKHDIPYATLAQAFQGLLKGLLAKSEADLAPWRQALSETMGPNGQLMVDLVPELKLIIGDQPPVAELPPQDAQRRFQLIFRRFISVFARPEHPLALFLDDLQWLDTATLDLLEDLLTRSDLQQLILIGAYRDNEVSAAHPLMRKLDAIKTAGGKVAEITLAPLTRDHLRQLIADALHCQPERAAPLAQMMLDKTGGNPFFVRQFLFSLAEEGMLTFDHDAACWSWDLQRIHAKGYTDNVVHLMVGKLARLPPETREALQQFACLGNIADTTMLSLVLETPEEQVPEALWPAVAHELLERLAGAYRFVHDRVQEAAYSLIPEERRGELHLRIGRLLAANTAPELIDDNVFEIVSQLNRGAALITSAEEREQLAKFNLLAGRRAKASTAYASALNYFVAGTTLLPEDAWERQQQLAFALELNRAECEFLIGALADAEERLALLSNCAVCTDDQAAVACLRIDLYAALGQTSRSAAVGLDSLRQHLGIDWSPHPADEEVQREYGRIWSQLGSRAIEELIDLPLMSDPASSATLDILTRLVGAVWHTDANLACMAICLAVNLSLERGNSDGSCYHYVSLGYIAGPRFGDYAAGFRFGRLGCQLVEERELKRFQARTYKDFGAHVIPWTRHVRTARDILRRALEIANQSGDLTFAGYSYASLNSNLLAAGDPLVEVHRQAEIGLTFARKVRFQFVIDLASAQLGLVRTLRGLTRKFGSFDDDGFDETEIERRFSDDPNLILAETCYFVRKLQARFFAGDYEAAVDASLRAQRLPWTSVSHFEETPEHHFYGALARAACCDSPVAEQRARHTEALVAHHRQLQIYAKHCPENFENRAALVGAEIARLEGRDIDAVRLYEQAIRSARANGFIHHEALAYELAARFYAQGGFEDFTRLYLRNARGCYLRWGADGKVRQLDQLYPDLRGEERAPAPTSTIGAPIEQLDLATVIKISQAVSGEIVLQKLIDTVLRTAVEQAGAERGLLILPRGGQSRIAAEATTGGDTVVVQLRDEIVTASTLPESLLHYVLRTSESVVLGDAMAQNPFSADPYIRQHHARSILCVPLLNQGQLTGVLYLENNLAPRVFAPARSAVLKLLASQAAISLENTRLYRDLAEREAKIRRLVKANIIGIVIWNIEGRILEANDAFLRMVGYDREDLASGRLCWTDLTPAEWRDRDARTIAELKLIGAVQPFEKEYFRKDGSRLPVLMGGALLEESRNEGVSFVLDLTERRQAEEALRESEEALREAQGQLAHANRVATMGQLTASIAHEVNQPLAASLTNAQAALRWLGTYPPNLEEVAQALGRIVENANRAGDVIGRIRALVKKEPPRNGLFDLNEAIRHVIALTGSEVLRQGVTLRTEFATSLPSVEGDRVQLQQVILNLIMNAIEAMSGINEEERELLISTGTEASGGVVVGVRDSGPGLDPQSMDRLFEAFYTTKSSGMGMGLTICRSIIEAHGGRLWATANKPRGAVFLFTLPLERDETAGAKHADQMAMLGN comes from the coding sequence TTGGAGGTTTTCTGGGAGGATGGTGATCGCGTGTTCCACCGGGAACGGCGCCGGGGCGCCGACGGCAAGTGGAACCCGGTACTGGTCGTGCTTCCTGCCCTCGAGCACCCGACACTTTCAAGCCTCGAACGCCTCGACCATGAATTTGGATTGAAGGATGAGCTCGATAGCCCATGGGCGGTGCGACCGCTTGAGTTGGTGCGCGAAGGCGGCCGGACCATGCTGGTGCTTGAAGATCCGGGCGGCGAGCCGCTCGCCAGGCGGCTCGGAACGGCGATGGAAACGGAGCTTTTCCTGCGCCTCGCGATCGGCATCGCCGCTGCGCTCGGTAAGGCCCACCAGCGCGGCCTCGTCCACAAGGACATCAAACCGGCCAATATCCTGGTAACGGGCTCGGACGCCGAGGTGCGACTCACCGGCTTCGGCATCGCCTCGCGCCTCTCCCGCGAGCGGCAGGCGCCAGAGCCGCCCGAAGTGGTCGCCGGAACGCTTGCCTATATGGCCCCCGAGCAGACCGGGCGCATGAACCGCTCGATCGATTCACGCAGCGACCTTTATGCCCTTGGCGTCACCCTCTACGAAATGCTGACCGGGAGCCTGCCCTTCGCCGCTTCCGACCCGATGGAATGGGTGCATTGCCACATTGCACGGCAGCCGATGCCGCCCAATGAGCGGACGGCGGATGTTTCACCGGCGGTCTCGGCCATCGTCATGAAGCTGCTCGCCAAGACGGCCGAGGAACGATACCAGACGGCAGGCGGCGTCGAGCACGATCTGAGCCGCTGTCTCAGCCAATGGGAAATGCAGTGCCGGATTGACACATTCCCGCTCGGCGAACGCGATATCCCGGACCGCGTTCTGATTCCCGAGAAGCTGTACGGGCGGGAGCGCGAGGTCGAGACCTTGCTCACTGCCTTCGACCGCGTGGTATTGAGCGGGGCGCCGGAACTGGTGCTCGTCTCTGGCTATTCCGGCATCGGCAAGTCGGCGGTGGTCAATGAACTCCACAAAGTACTGGTGCCGCCGCGCGGGCTGTTCGCGTCCGGCAAATTCGACCAGTACAAGCACGACATCCCTTATGCGACCCTGGCGCAGGCCTTTCAGGGCCTCCTTAAGGGGCTGCTCGCCAAGAGCGAGGCCGATTTGGCACCGTGGCGCCAGGCGCTGAGCGAAACGATGGGGCCGAACGGACAGCTGATGGTCGATCTCGTCCCCGAACTGAAGCTCATCATCGGCGACCAGCCGCCGGTCGCTGAACTTCCGCCACAGGACGCGCAACGGCGATTCCAGCTGATATTCCGGCGGTTCATCAGCGTCTTTGCCCGGCCCGAGCATCCGCTCGCGCTGTTCCTCGACGATCTCCAATGGCTCGATACGGCGACACTCGACCTGCTGGAGGACCTGCTGACCCGGTCGGATCTGCAACAGCTCATCCTGATCGGTGCCTATCGCGACAACGAAGTCAGCGCCGCCCATCCTTTGATGCGCAAGCTTGACGCGATCAAGACCGCCGGCGGAAAGGTCGCGGAAATCACGCTTGCGCCGCTTACTCGAGACCATCTCCGGCAATTGATTGCCGATGCGCTCCACTGCCAGCCCGAGCGTGCAGCCCCGCTCGCACAGATGATGCTCGACAAGACCGGCGGCAATCCGTTCTTCGTCCGTCAGTTCCTGTTTTCGCTCGCCGAAGAGGGAATGCTCACCTTCGATCATGACGCGGCATGCTGGTCCTGGGATCTCCAGCGCATTCACGCCAAGGGATACACCGACAACGTCGTGCACCTGATGGTCGGCAAGCTCGCGCGCCTTCCGCCCGAAACGCGGGAGGCGTTGCAGCAGTTCGCCTGTCTCGGAAACATCGCAGATACCACGATGCTTTCACTCGTCCTCGAAACCCCGGAGGAGCAAGTCCCCGAGGCCCTGTGGCCTGCCGTCGCTCATGAACTGCTCGAACGTCTGGCAGGCGCATACCGGTTCGTCCACGATCGCGTTCAGGAAGCTGCCTATTCGCTGATCCCGGAGGAGCGGCGCGGCGAGCTGCACCTTCGCATAGGGAGACTGCTTGCGGCGAATACTGCGCCGGAACTGATTGACGATAATGTCTTCGAGATTGTCAGCCAGCTCAATCGCGGGGCCGCACTGATCACCTCAGCTGAGGAGCGCGAGCAACTGGCGAAGTTCAATCTGCTGGCCGGCAGACGCGCCAAGGCCTCGACGGCATACGCCTCGGCGCTCAACTATTTTGTTGCCGGCACGACACTGCTGCCGGAAGACGCCTGGGAGCGCCAGCAACAACTGGCGTTCGCGCTTGAGCTGAACCGAGCCGAATGCGAGTTCCTCATTGGCGCGCTGGCGGACGCGGAGGAGCGGTTAGCACTGCTTTCCAATTGTGCTGTCTGCACCGACGACCAGGCTGCTGTCGCCTGCCTGCGCATCGATCTCTACGCTGCGCTCGGTCAGACCAGTCGCTCCGCCGCCGTTGGTCTCGACTCCCTGAGGCAGCATCTCGGCATCGACTGGTCGCCGCATCCGGCCGACGAGGAGGTGCAACGAGAATACGGCCGGATCTGGTCGCAGCTCGGGAGTCGCGCAATCGAGGAGCTCATTGATCTGCCGTTGATGAGCGACCCAGCATCCTCCGCGACGCTGGATATCCTCACCCGGCTCGTTGGGGCGGTATGGCATACCGATGCGAATCTTGCGTGCATGGCGATCTGCCTGGCTGTTAATCTGAGCCTCGAGCGAGGCAACAGCGACGGTTCCTGCTACCATTATGTGTCGCTTGGCTATATTGCCGGACCGCGCTTCGGCGACTATGCGGCCGGATTTCGATTCGGTCGGCTTGGCTGCCAACTGGTCGAAGAGCGCGAACTGAAGCGCTTCCAAGCCAGGACTTATAAAGACTTCGGGGCCCATGTCATACCGTGGACGAGACATGTCCGAACCGCCCGCGACATCTTGCGGCGAGCGCTTGAAATTGCCAACCAGAGCGGCGACCTCACGTTTGCCGGATACAGCTATGCCAGTTTGAATTCGAACCTGCTGGCGGCGGGAGATCCGCTTGTGGAAGTGCACCGCCAAGCGGAGATTGGCCTTACGTTTGCACGGAAGGTGCGGTTCCAGTTCGTCATAGACCTCGCCAGCGCGCAACTCGGCCTCGTCCGGACGCTGCGCGGGTTGACCCGGAAATTCGGCTCCTTCGATGACGACGGATTTGACGAAACTGAGATCGAACGCCGGTTTTCCGACGATCCGAATTTGATTCTTGCGGAAACCTGCTACTTCGTCAGAAAACTCCAGGCGCGGTTCTTTGCGGGCGACTATGAGGCGGCCGTCGATGCTTCATTGCGGGCCCAGAGGCTTCCATGGACATCGGTGTCGCATTTCGAAGAAACGCCGGAACATCATTTCTATGGCGCCTTGGCCCGCGCCGCATGCTGCGATTCTCCTGTGGCTGAACAGCGGGCGCGGCATACGGAGGCTCTGGTCGCCCACCACCGACAGCTTCAGATCTATGCGAAGCATTGCCCCGAGAATTTCGAGAACCGAGCCGCGCTGGTCGGCGCCGAGATAGCACGCCTTGAAGGCCGAGACATCGACGCCGTGCGTCTTTACGAACAAGCAATCCGCTCAGCGCGCGCCAACGGCTTCATTCATCACGAAGCCCTCGCATATGAACTCGCCGCCCGCTTTTATGCGCAAGGAGGTTTCGAGGACTTCACTCGTCTCTATCTCCGCAACGCGCGTGGCTGCTATCTGCGCTGGGGCGCCGACGGTAAGGTGCGGCAACTCGACCAGCTTTATCCTGACCTGAGAGGGGAAGAACGCGCTCCTGCTCCAACCAGCACCATCGGCGCACCGATCGAGCAACTCGATCTCGCAACCGTTATCAAAATCTCGCAAGCCGTTTCTGGCGAAATTGTCCTTCAAAAGCTGATCGACACGGTCTTGCGCACCGCCGTTGAGCAGGCGGGGGCCGAGCGCGGCCTGTTGATCCTGCCGCGTGGCGGTCAGTCACGGATTGCGGCGGAAGCCACGACCGGCGGCGACACGGTCGTGGTGCAGCTGCGTGACGAGATCGTCACCGCGAGCACGTTGCCGGAATCGCTCCTTCATTATGTCTTACGCACAAGCGAAAGCGTGGTTCTCGGCGACGCCATGGCTCAGAATCCATTTTCCGCGGACCCCTACATCCGTCAGCACCATGCTCGTTCCATTCTTTGTGTGCCGTTGCTCAACCAGGGCCAACTGACCGGCGTACTCTATCTTGAGAACAACCTCGCCCCTCGGGTCTTCGCGCCGGCCCGGAGCGCGGTGCTGAAGCTGCTCGCCTCTCAGGCGGCGATCTCACTGGAGAATACCCGGTTGTACCGCGATCTCGCTGAACGCGAAGCTAAGATTCGCCGCCTCGTCAAGGCCAACATCATCGGGATCGTCATCTGGAATATCGAAGGTCGCATCCTTGAGGCCAACGACGCCTTCCTCCGCATGGTGGGCTACGACCGGGAGGATCTTGCCTCGGGTCGGTTATGCTGGACGGACCTGACGCCGGCCGAGTGGCGCGACCGCGATGCCCGGACCATCGCAGAGCTGAAGCTGATCGGGGCAGTCCAGCCGTTCGAGAAGGAGTACTTTCGGAAAGATGGCAGCCGTCTGCCCGTGCTGATGGGCGGTGCACTGTTAGAAGAGAGCAGGAACGAAGGTGTCTCTTTCGTCCTCGATTTGACGGAGCGACGGCAGGCGGAAGAGGCGTTACGCGAGAGCGAGGAAGCCTTGCGCGAGGCGCAAGGGCAACTGGCCCACGCAAACCGCGTCGCCACCATGGGGCAGCTCACAGCCTCCATCGCCCATGAAGTCAATCAGCCGCTCGCCGCGTCCCTCACCAATGCCCAGGCGGCCTTGCGCTGGCTTGGCACCTATCCGCCTAATCTGGAGGAGGTGGCTCAGGCGCTCGGCCGGATCGTCGAGAACGCCAATCGAGCCGGCGATGTCATTGGCCGGATCCGCGCCTTGGTCAAGAAGGAGCCCCCCCGCAACGGGCTGTTCGACCTCAATGAAGCCATTCGTCACGTGATTGCCTTGACCGGCAGTGAAGTGCTCCGGCAAGGCGTCACGCTGCGGACCGAATTCGCGACGAGCCTCCCGTCCGTGGAAGGAGATCGCGTCCAGCTGCAACAGGTGATCCTAAACCTGATCATGAACGCTATCGAGGCGATGAGCGGCATTAATGAGGAAGAGCGCGAGTTGCTGATCAGCACCGGGACAGAGGCCTCTGGAGGCGTGGTCGTCGGGGTGCGCGACTCGGGTCCAGGCCTAGACCCGCAAAGTATGGACCGCCTGTTTGAGGCCTTCTACACGACCAAATCCAGCGGCATGGGTATGGGCCTGACGATCTGCCGTTCGATCATCGAGGCTCACGGGGGCCGGCTGTGGGCCACCGCGAACAAACCTCGTGGGGCAGTGTTTCTGTTCACCTTGCCTCTCGAACGAGACGAAACCGCTGGTGCAAAGCATGCCGACCAAATGGCAATGTTGGGAAACTAA